The Bernardetia litoralis DSM 6794 genome includes a window with the following:
- the cyoE gene encoding heme o synthase gives MLTKTDNLTLDIDLDLPETPTDTHNTDVVHAETSKLKAFFALLKVRLSALVVFSSAIGYALGVEEITDWRKFAIFCFSSFIITGSANTINQVIEKEYDKDMKRTKTRPLPTGVISQTEGIMFAIILGIIGGVLLITFVNALTAALGLFSLFLYAFVYTPSKRISSFSVFIGAFPGAFPPLIGWVASNGEITQFALILFAIQFIWQFPHFWAIAWLGNDDYVKAGFKMLPSGGKTLRTAIQILTYTMFLLPIGLMPYVYKMAGSTSAIIIFICGLLFLIPAWLLVKKGNDKSALILMFSSFFYLPIVQLALLFDKL, from the coding sequence ATGCTTACCAAAACAGACAATCTAACTTTGGACATAGACCTAGACCTTCCCGAAACTCCAACTGACACACACAACACAGACGTAGTACATGCCGAAACCTCAAAACTAAAAGCATTCTTTGCTCTTTTAAAAGTTCGTTTGTCAGCTTTAGTGGTTTTTTCTTCTGCGATTGGTTATGCTTTGGGTGTTGAAGAAATTACAGACTGGAGAAAGTTTGCAATCTTTTGTTTTAGTAGTTTTATCATTACAGGCTCTGCAAATACCATAAATCAAGTGATTGAGAAAGAGTATGACAAAGACATGAAACGCACCAAAACACGTCCTTTACCAACAGGAGTAATTTCTCAAACAGAAGGAATTATGTTTGCGATTATTTTGGGAATTATTGGAGGAGTTTTATTGATTACTTTTGTCAATGCGCTTACGGCTGCATTGGGTTTGTTTTCACTCTTTTTGTATGCTTTTGTTTATACACCTTCCAAACGGATTTCTTCATTTTCGGTCTTTATTGGGGCTTTTCCAGGGGCTTTTCCTCCACTTATTGGTTGGGTTGCTTCAAATGGTGAGATTACTCAATTTGCTCTTATTCTTTTTGCTATTCAATTTATATGGCAATTTCCTCATTTTTGGGCAATCGCTTGGCTTGGAAATGATGATTATGTAAAAGCAGGTTTCAAAATGCTTCCTAGTGGTGGCAAAACTTTAAGAACTGCTATTCAAATCCTAACTTACACCATGTTTTTATTGCCGATTGGTTTGATGCCTTATGTTTATAAAATGGCTGGTAGTACTTCGGCAATAATTATCTTTATTTGTGGGCTTTTATTCTTAATTCCTGCGTGGCTATTAGTCAAAAAAGGAAATGATAAATCAGCTTTGATACTTATGTTTTCGTCTTTCTTTTATTTACCTATTGTTCAATTAGCTTTACTATTTGATAAGTTGTAA
- a CDS encoding cytochrome c oxidase subunit 3, which translates to MNTTKNIYIEEQEVTTMNPKKFIVWLGIVSIIMLFAALTSGYIVRQGDVLKEWLVFDLPSLFYWSTGIILLSSVTMHWAYIAAKKNEIGQVKIGLIATLVLGIVFLVTQVEGWGQLVDSGVFFAGAQSNPAGSFIYVISGLHAAHIIGGLVFLIVTLIKAMQSKVHSKSTNTISMCMTFWHFLDLLWVYLFVFFFLFKDGLN; encoded by the coding sequence ATGAATACTACAAAAAATATATACATAGAAGAGCAAGAAGTAACAACAATGAACCCTAAAAAATTTATTGTTTGGTTGGGCATTGTAAGTATAATAATGCTTTTTGCAGCTCTTACTTCGGGCTATATTGTAAGGCAAGGAGATGTGTTGAAAGAATGGCTTGTTTTTGATTTGCCTTCTCTTTTCTATTGGAGTACTGGAATAATTTTGCTTAGTAGTGTTACAATGCACTGGGCGTATATTGCTGCTAAGAAAAATGAAATTGGACAAGTAAAAATTGGGCTTATTGCTACTTTAGTTTTAGGCATTGTATTTTTAGTAACACAGGTAGAAGGCTGGGGACAGTTAGTAGATTCAGGTGTTTTCTTTGCTGGAGCGCAAAGTAACCCTGCTGGTTCATTTATTTATGTTATTTCTGGATTGCATGCAGCGCATATTATTGGTGGTTTGGTATTTTTAATTGTTACTTTAATAAAAGCAATGCAATCGAAAGTTCATTCAAAAAGTACCAATACGATTTCTATGTGCATGACTTTTTGGCATTTCTTAGACCTTCTTTGGGTTTATTTATTTGTTTTCTTCTTCTTATTTAAAGATGGATTGAATTAG
- a CDS encoding DUF4494 domain-containing protein, with translation MNYWFLCKVSYTKELEDGTVKRMKDNYLTDATTLTEAEARMHEEVGRSMRGEFSVAAANRMNFVDVFTYNDAENYYKCKIRYVTIDEAKGKEREVKNQVLIAANDILDAHTRLTKEFSSMLVPYEIIEMIKTPLVEVFRYKSPDERVTPNLRPISEIEEIED, from the coding sequence ATGAATTATTGGTTTCTCTGCAAAGTCAGTTATACAAAAGAATTAGAAGACGGAACGGTAAAGCGCATGAAGGATAATTATCTGACTGATGCAACTACGCTCACAGAAGCAGAAGCACGTATGCACGAGGAAGTGGGTCGTTCTATGCGAGGCGAATTTTCAGTAGCAGCAGCCAACAGAATGAATTTTGTGGATGTTTTTACATATAATGATGCTGAAAATTATTATAAATGTAAAATTCGTTATGTAACTATTGACGAAGCAAAAGGCAAAGAACGTGAAGTAAAAAATCAAGTTTTGATTGCAGCAAATGATATTTTAGATGCTCATACACGTCTTACCAAAGAGTTTTCTTCAATGCTTGTGCCTTACGAAATCATTGAAATGATAAAAACTCCTTTAGTGGAAGTTTTCCGTTACAAGTCGCCAGATGAAAGAGTTACGCCAAATCTTCGTCCTATTTCTGAAATTGAAGAGATAGAAGACTAA
- a CDS encoding DUF3857 domain-containing protein, translating into MSKNNFIVKGIFLILFFLAFIANSFSQNPEEIYNQYKKEFPDKMAVLLEKNDNIIIDFEEDTVSILHTEYEDLLFLTERSVGLANQKAYESYFSKIEEIDAITLVPNGRKYKKMKVEYFKKEKESSSGIFYDDLESTNFIMPNVSPKARTQVAITQNIKDPRFLSSFYLDSYVPIKSAKLTLKVNKNIEIAYKLFNTENIKLDFNKKEKGDYIIYEWTAKDLEDFKSEDNAPRRNYFSPHIVYYVTQINYPNRTQKIAKSVADLYDWYADLSCKVNLEEDAALYKTVQKLTENITDEQEKVKAIFYWVQDNIKYIAFEDGMQGFIPSEASFVYSKRYGDCKGMSSIIHKMLNMAGIENTYLTWIGSRSLPYKYSEIPTPIVDNHMIVTYQPTEGEFIFLDATDSYSPFGFPSSMIQGKEALLGMGRENHKVTLVPIIEKDKNYSKESVLLSISDKNLVGKGQYSSEGYPKGYMTHYIDGLSKENEKLYMNRYFTKGNNKFFVDDYKINNLNEKDKALNIDYNFRIEDYAKFVGDEIYINMNMEKAFSNDEIDKERKSPIENDYLFKADNSIFLQIPEGYEIEYLPENSNFENDLFGYNIEYKKEDGKIKFVHNYYKNYLLLKNESFEEWNKMIKEVNKAYREVIILKKK; encoded by the coding sequence ATGTCAAAAAATAATTTTATAGTAAAAGGTATATTTCTAATTCTATTCTTTTTGGCTTTTATAGCAAATTCATTTAGCCAAAATCCAGAAGAAATTTATAATCAATACAAAAAAGAATTTCCTGATAAAATGGCTGTTTTATTAGAAAAAAATGATAATATAATTATTGATTTTGAAGAAGATACAGTTTCTATTTTGCATACAGAATATGAAGATTTATTATTTCTGACAGAACGTTCAGTGGGTCTTGCTAATCAAAAGGCTTATGAATCTTATTTTTCTAAAATTGAAGAAATTGATGCCATTACGCTTGTTCCCAATGGAAGAAAATATAAAAAAATGAAAGTAGAATATTTTAAAAAAGAAAAAGAATCTTCTTCGGGAATATTTTATGATGATTTGGAATCGACCAATTTTATTATGCCAAATGTTTCTCCAAAGGCTCGTACACAGGTTGCAATTACTCAAAATATCAAAGACCCACGTTTTTTGAGTTCTTTTTATTTGGATAGTTATGTTCCTATAAAATCAGCAAAACTGACTTTGAAAGTAAATAAAAATATAGAAATTGCTTACAAATTATTCAATACAGAAAATATAAAATTAGATTTTAATAAAAAAGAAAAAGGAGATTATATTATTTATGAATGGACAGCAAAAGATTTAGAAGATTTTAAATCAGAGGATAATGCACCACGTAGAAATTATTTTTCGCCTCATATTGTCTATTATGTTACTCAAATAAATTACCCAAACCGAACTCAAAAAATAGCTAAAAGTGTTGCCGATTTGTATGATTGGTATGCTGATTTGTCTTGTAAAGTAAATTTAGAAGAAGATGCTGCTCTTTACAAAACTGTCCAAAAACTCACAGAAAATATCACAGACGAACAAGAAAAAGTAAAAGCCATTTTTTACTGGGTACAAGATAATATCAAATATATTGCTTTTGAGGACGGAATGCAGGGATTTATTCCTAGTGAAGCTAGTTTTGTCTATTCAAAACGCTATGGAGATTGTAAAGGAATGTCTTCAATTATCCATAAAATGCTAAATATGGCAGGTATTGAAAATACGTATCTGACTTGGATTGGCTCAAGAAGTTTGCCTTATAAATATTCTGAAATTCCTACTCCAATTGTGGATAATCACATGATTGTAACCTACCAACCAACAGAAGGCGAGTTTATTTTTCTTGATGCAACAGATTCTTATTCACCTTTTGGTTTTCCTTCTTCAATGATTCAAGGCAAAGAAGCACTTTTAGGAATGGGGCGAGAAAATCACAAAGTCACTTTAGTTCCTATTATTGAAAAAGACAAAAATTATTCAAAAGAATCTGTTTTGCTTTCAATTTCGGACAAAAATCTAGTTGGAAAAGGTCAGTATTCGTCAGAAGGTTATCCAAAAGGTTATATGACGCATTATATAGACGGACTTTCAAAGGAAAATGAAAAACTCTACATGAACCGTTATTTTACCAAAGGAAATAATAAGTTTTTTGTAGATGATTATAAAATCAATAATCTAAATGAAAAAGATAAAGCTCTAAATATTGATTATAATTTCAGAATTGAAGATTATGCAAAATTTGTAGGCGATGAAATTTATATCAATATGAATATGGAAAAAGCATTTAGCAATGATGAAATAGACAAAGAACGAAAATCACCTATCGAAAATGATTATCTTTTTAAGGCTGATAATAGTATTTTTTTACAAATTCCTGAAGGATATGAAATAGAATATTTACCCGAAAATAGTAATTTTGAAAATGACTTATTTGGTTATAATATAGAATATAAAAAAGAAGATGGCAAAATAAAATTTGTTCATAATTACTATAAAAATTATTTACTTTTAAAGAATGAGAGTTTTGAAGAATGGAATAAAATGATAAAAGAAGTAAATAAAGCCTATCGGGAAGTAATTATTTTGAAGAAAAAATAA
- a CDS encoding response regulator gives MNTYTILVADDTEENLKLITEYLENDAKASQTKNLLPFDYQILLAPNGEIAFKIAQKTEIDLLITDWEMPKMNGLELISAFQSDKKLHKIPIIMVTGMFIGAENLKLALEKGAIDFISKPIHQMELVARVKSAIKLQESFKIIEDQKNKELSANILHIQRQNEILVEIDNQFNEFFKKIRTEDKKNKEKDDSLNIGLLTYFSELQNIKKTLKKNIDTEHDWENFQLRLQQNHPEFVAKLAIYKNLKPHELRFLTYLYIRMSDKEIARILNINYQSVRAYKSRVKKKLNIGEGISLNDWIVSL, from the coding sequence TTGAACACTTATACTATCCTAGTCGCTGACGACACCGAAGAAAATCTAAAACTTATTACTGAATATTTGGAAAATGATGCAAAAGCAAGTCAAACTAAAAACTTGCTTCCTTTTGATTATCAAATTTTGCTTGCTCCAAATGGAGAAATAGCTTTCAAAATTGCTCAAAAAACAGAAATTGATTTACTCATTACAGATTGGGAAATGCCCAAAATGAACGGGTTAGAGCTTATTTCTGCTTTTCAATCAGATAAAAAATTACATAAAATTCCTATCATTATGGTAACAGGAATGTTTATAGGAGCTGAAAATCTAAAACTTGCTTTAGAAAAAGGAGCGATTGATTTTATCAGCAAACCAATTCATCAAATGGAACTTGTAGCACGAGTAAAATCAGCTATAAAATTGCAAGAATCCTTCAAAATCATTGAAGATCAAAAAAACAAAGAACTTAGCGCAAATATTTTGCATATTCAAAGACAAAATGAAATTTTGGTAGAAATTGATAATCAATTCAATGAATTTTTTAAAAAAATTAGGACAGAAGACAAAAAAAATAAAGAAAAAGATGACAGTTTAAATATAGGTTTATTAACTTATTTTTCTGAACTTCAAAACATTAAAAAAACACTCAAAAAGAATATAGATACAGAACACGACTGGGAAAACTTCCAACTTCGTTTGCAGCAAAACCACCCAGAGTTTGTAGCAAAGTTAGCTATTTACAAAAATTTAAAGCCTCATGAATTGCGTTTTCTGACTTATCTTTATATTCGAATGAGTGATAAAGAAATTGCAAGAATCTTAAATATCAATTACCAAAGTGTCAGAGCTTACAAATCAAGAGTAAAGAAAAAATTAAATATTGGAGAAGGAATTTCTTTGAATGATTGGATTGTTAGCCTTTGA
- a CDS encoding COX15/CtaA family protein has product MNVYFINYQQFKKLAVVGVFTNNIDFIIMDAIYRKFGITTIITVYLLILVGGIVRSTGSGMGCPDWPKCFGQYIPPTDISELPEDYKTIYAIQGREIADFNAVHTWIEYVNRLLGALTGLFILITAVLSVSFWKKDKIITILSFLALIGVLIQAWLGAKVVATDLHEGMITIHMIMALVIVGLLIYAVVRSYNGLLNVEKVINSSKVNLIAFASAGIAFTQLILGTQVRENIDSVAKTLGENLRSEWIENLGMTFYIHRSFSILVLLLHVTLIYMIWKNTSKNGRIQKLGKSLLAILIIEVITGVIMAYFAIPKSLQPVHMLLASVALGIHILLILFINFDFLFRKKEI; this is encoded by the coding sequence TTGAACGTTTACTTTATTAACTATCAACAATTCAAAAAATTAGCTGTTGTTGGTGTCTTTACTAACAACATAGATTTTATAATTATGGATGCTATTTATCGTAAATTTGGAATTACTACAATTATTACTGTTTATCTACTTATTTTGGTAGGTGGAATTGTGCGTAGTACAGGTTCAGGAATGGGCTGCCCAGATTGGCCAAAATGTTTTGGGCAATATATTCCACCAACAGACATTAGCGAACTTCCTGAAGATTATAAAACAATTTATGCTATTCAAGGACGTGAAATTGCTGACTTTAATGCTGTTCATACATGGATAGAATATGTAAATCGTCTTTTGGGTGCTTTAACTGGTCTTTTTATTCTTATTACGGCTGTTCTTTCAGTTTCATTTTGGAAAAAAGACAAAATCATTACAATCTTATCATTTCTTGCTCTGATTGGTGTATTAATACAGGCTTGGCTTGGAGCAAAAGTGGTAGCAACTGATTTGCATGAAGGAATGATAACTATTCACATGATAATGGCTTTAGTTATTGTTGGGCTTTTGATTTATGCAGTTGTTCGTTCCTACAATGGTCTTCTGAATGTTGAAAAAGTTATTAATTCTTCAAAAGTAAATTTAATTGCTTTTGCTAGTGCTGGAATTGCCTTTACTCAACTTATCTTAGGAACACAAGTGCGTGAAAATATTGATAGTGTTGCCAAAACATTAGGTGAAAATTTAAGAAGTGAATGGATAGAAAACTTAGGAATGACTTTTTATATTCATCGTTCTTTTTCTATTTTGGTATTACTTCTTCATGTTACTTTGATTTATATGATTTGGAAAAATACTTCTAAGAATGGGCGTATTCAAAAATTAGGAAAAAGCCTTCTTGCTATTTTGATAATTGAAGTAATTACAGGAGTTATTATGGCTTATTTTGCTATTCCAAAATCTTTACAACCTGTTCATATGCTTTTGGCTTCCGTAGCTCTAGGCATTCATATACTACTAATTTTATTTATTAATTTTGATTTTCTTTTTAGGAAAAAAGAAATTTAA
- a CDS encoding tetratricopeptide repeat protein — translation MKYLIYIFCLLFLFSCTNKVEENEIKKEAIQLSEKALQVSQSFTNKDSLLKAITLLDKALEIEPNYSVALNNKAGFQIQVGQIDEAIDTYKRIEKIKPDNEQIKLMLGMLHYTKGDTNLANKKYNEVNQLCQKKLDKWFNDSEEEFIIKTDKAIVLKFLNREKEANELFRSVDVNKAYPDETQRELLQETIDKIIKSTPKELREQYNFKSYLAK, via the coding sequence TTGAAATATCTAATTTATATTTTCTGTCTGCTATTTTTGTTTTCTTGCACAAATAAAGTTGAAGAAAATGAAATTAAAAAAGAAGCTATACAATTAAGTGAAAAGGCTTTGCAGGTTTCTCAATCATTTACCAATAAAGATAGCTTGCTCAAAGCAATAACACTTCTTGACAAAGCATTAGAAATCGAACCTAATTACTCTGTAGCTCTGAATAATAAAGCAGGTTTTCAAATTCAAGTTGGACAAATAGATGAAGCAATTGATACCTATAAGAGAATAGAAAAGATAAAACCTGATAATGAACAAATAAAGTTAATGCTAGGAATGCTTCATTACACGAAAGGAGATACTAATTTAGCGAATAAAAAGTATAATGAAGTAAATCAGTTGTGTCAAAAAAAACTTGATAAATGGTTTAATGATAGTGAAGAAGAATTTATAATAAAGACAGATAAAGCTATAGTTTTAAAATTTTTGAATAGAGAGAAAGAAGCTAACGAACTTTTCCGTTCTGTTGATGTAAACAAGGCATATCCTGATGAAACTCAAAGAGAGCTTTTACAAGAAACAATCGACAAAATTATAAAATCTACACCTAAAGAATTAAGGGAACAATATAACTTCAAAAGCTATCTTGCTAAGTAA
- a CDS encoding ligand-binding sensor domain-containing protein: protein MKRHLSFIYWLIFSCIFCFAQKIQAQDYDLAYQHITTENGLSNNFVTTIIQDKKGFIWLGTQEGLNKYDGYSFKIYKSDSEKKYYLNSNHITFLAEGISDNSIWIGTTTGLSKLHIHSDTIENISFFDKKRINYISIDNQKIVWVATDKGLFKKENEKWIDISLTSNLNQNYSFIDEKYINGTKKQVLVITELINPDKHTLFWREKDNESWQKIVTTRYNLQYIEKNGTIWTSYKKEQVKNGDTQVNKKNIKIDSIYFDKSKLIRMTTPFLAFQDKIENNKANNIWFFDSRGIALVDLTTKKFRHWYYWKYFAESVDQYTVEMIFRDTSKNYWICTQGMGVFLFSDYTLSNFRTYKYRKGFENSLSNPSTRAIYQDSKTKTTWIGTYNHKHNIDIFLGDSLKKTLHINDYTHLIKEDPYHTNILWFATSAGIRKIDKNKFEVLETYEMDKNLLHDILPLNDTTLWIAGNDNLHHFNPTTKKFISYSHLNKITYLHNDKKNDIWIGSKDKGIGFLANTEKFNSQTAHNTEIIYYNPNKNLKNQTCYVKNILESSTELAIFWIATTTGLYKFDSKKRQFLEHYTEKEGLPNNVIYAILEDDEGNLWGSTNHGIFKFNPKTKNFTNFDKQDGLQENEFNTFSYFKSKDGELFFGGINGVNAFFPKNMKKNEFVPPLYLTCFEKLGKKVDFEKPISEIKQISLNKEDAQMLTFRFAALNFYQSSKNKYAYKLEPIQKEWIQLGVKNELTLSNLAAGNYTLHIKGSNNHGVWNKKGIKINIKIIPPFWQTLWFKTLVLFAFLAGSYFYYHYKVRETKQRAIFLENQVEERTHEILVQTEELQITNEKLKELDDFKEKTTNMLVHDLKNPLGTIIFEAKNNIPIRKASQRMMNLLMALLDSQKIQSPQFELNLKRTNFDAILNNVIEEIEVFLIEKEIQIIYEEKHFFYLEIDKDLIQRVLVNLLTNAIKYSSKRSYIKISVQENNSHFAQITVTDTGKGIPKNQLDSIFDSYKQVNAQKVGNIASTGLGLSFCKLAVEAHSEQSKIWVDSIPNQETNFHFIVPLLEIKQHTEQTMNNKTQNIIPTYQFSETELNYLLPFIRELKELEVYQATQIRSILNSLDDESTIITEWKNEIQEIIYRVDEEKYQKLLII, encoded by the coding sequence ATGAAGCGACATTTATCATTTATTTATTGGCTAATTTTTTCTTGTATTTTTTGTTTTGCACAGAAAATACAGGCGCAAGACTATGATCTTGCTTATCAACATATCACAACAGAAAATGGTCTTTCAAATAATTTTGTAACAACAATTATTCAAGACAAAAAAGGCTTTATTTGGCTAGGGACACAGGAAGGACTCAATAAATACGATGGTTATTCTTTCAAAATTTATAAATCAGATTCAGAGAAAAAATATTATCTCAATAGTAATCATATTACTTTTTTAGCCGAAGGTATATCAGATAATTCAATATGGATAGGAACAACAACAGGACTTTCCAAGCTACACATACATTCAGATACGATTGAAAATATTTCTTTTTTTGATAAAAAACGTATCAATTATATTTCGATAGATAATCAAAAAATAGTTTGGGTAGCAACAGATAAAGGGCTTTTTAAAAAAGAAAATGAAAAATGGATTGATATTTCTTTGACTTCAAATCTAAATCAGAATTATAGTTTTATTGATGAAAAGTATATCAATGGAACTAAAAAGCAGGTTTTAGTAATTACTGAGCTCATTAATCCTGATAAACATACTCTTTTTTGGAGAGAAAAAGATAATGAAAGTTGGCAAAAAATAGTAACAACTAGATATAATTTACAATATATAGAAAAAAATGGAACAATATGGACTTCTTATAAAAAAGAACAAGTAAAAAATGGAGATACTCAGGTCAATAAAAAAAATATAAAAATAGATTCTATTTATTTTGATAAATCAAAGTTGATCAGAATGACTACACCATTCTTAGCTTTTCAAGATAAAATAGAAAATAATAAAGCAAATAATATTTGGTTTTTTGATAGCAGAGGTATTGCTTTAGTTGATTTAACTACAAAAAAATTTCGTCATTGGTATTACTGGAAATATTTTGCAGAAAGTGTGGATCAATATACCGTCGAAATGATTTTCAGAGATACGTCCAAAAATTATTGGATTTGTACACAAGGAATGGGCGTTTTTCTTTTTTCTGATTATACTCTTAGTAATTTTAGGACATACAAATATCGAAAAGGTTTCGAAAATAGTCTTAGTAATCCTAGTACAAGAGCTATTTATCAAGACTCTAAAACCAAAACTACATGGATAGGAACATATAACCATAAACATAATATTGATATATTTCTAGGTGATTCTCTCAAAAAAACACTACACATCAATGATTATACTCATCTAATAAAAGAAGACCCATATCACACAAATATACTTTGGTTTGCCACTTCAGCAGGTATTAGAAAAATTGACAAAAACAAATTTGAAGTTTTGGAAACCTATGAAATGGATAAAAACTTATTACACGATATTTTACCATTAAATGATACCACTCTTTGGATTGCTGGCAATGATAATTTACACCATTTCAATCCAACTACTAAAAAATTTATTTCTTATTCTCATTTGAATAAAATTACTTATTTACATAATGATAAAAAAAATGATATTTGGATAGGTTCTAAAGATAAAGGAATTGGTTTTTTGGCAAATACAGAAAAATTCAATTCACAAACTGCTCATAATACAGAAATTATATATTACAACCCAAATAAAAACCTAAAGAATCAGACTTGTTATGTAAAAAATATTCTTGAAAGTAGCACTGAACTAGCCATTTTTTGGATAGCCACAACAACAGGACTTTATAAATTTGATTCAAAAAAAAGACAATTTTTAGAACATTATACTGAAAAAGAAGGATTGCCAAATAATGTCATTTATGCAATTTTGGAAGATGATGAAGGAAATTTGTGGGGAAGTACAAATCACGGAATTTTTAAATTTAATCCCAAAACAAAGAATTTTACCAATTTTGATAAACAAGATGGTTTACAAGAAAATGAATTTAATACTTTTTCTTATTTTAAAAGTAAAGATGGAGAATTATTTTTTGGTGGAATTAATGGTGTAAATGCCTTCTTTCCAAAAAACATGAAAAAAAATGAGTTTGTTCCTCCTCTTTATCTTACCTGTTTTGAAAAACTAGGAAAAAAAGTAGATTTTGAAAAACCTATTTCAGAAATAAAACAAATTTCCCTTAATAAAGAAGATGCTCAAATGCTTACTTTTCGTTTTGCAGCACTAAATTTTTATCAAAGTAGCAAAAATAAATATGCTTATAAATTAGAGCCTATTCAAAAAGAATGGATTCAATTAGGAGTAAAAAATGAGCTTACACTTAGCAATCTTGCAGCAGGAAATTACACATTGCACATAAAAGGCTCAAATAATCATGGAGTTTGGAATAAAAAAGGTATAAAAATAAATATAAAAATTATTCCTCCTTTTTGGCAAACACTTTGGTTTAAAACCCTAGTTCTTTTTGCTTTTTTGGCAGGAAGTTATTTTTATTATCATTATAAAGTAAGAGAAACCAAACAAAGAGCTATTTTCTTAGAAAACCAAGTAGAAGAACGTACTCATGAAATTTTAGTACAAACAGAAGAGTTACAAATCACAAATGAAAAACTCAAAGAACTTGATGATTTTAAGGAAAAAACAACTAATATGCTTGTTCATGATTTAAAAAATCCTTTGGGAACAATCATCTTTGAAGCAAAAAATAATATTCCAATACGAAAAGCAAGTCAAAGAATGATGAATCTTTTGATGGCTCTTTTGGATTCTCAAAAAATACAATCACCACAATTTGAATTAAACTTAAAAAGAACAAATTTTGATGCTATTTTGAATAATGTTATTGAAGAGATAGAAGTATTTTTGATAGAAAAAGAAATACAGATTATTTATGAAGAAAAACATTTTTTTTATTTAGAAATTGATAAAGATTTGATACAGCGAGTTTTAGTAAATTTGCTTACAAATGCCATTAAATACAGTTCTAAACGTTCTTATATTAAAATTTCTGTACAAGAAAATAATTCTCATTTTGCTCAAATTACGGTTACAGATACTGGAAAAGGAATTCCTAAAAATCAATTAGATTCAATTTTTGATTCTTACAAACAAGTAAATGCTCAGAAAGTAGGAAATATTGCCTCCACAGGATTAGGTCTTTCATTTTGTAAATTGGCAGTAGAAGCACATTCAGAACAGAGTAAAATTTGGGTAGATTCTATTCCAAATCAAGAAACTAATTTTCATTTTATTGTTCCTCTCTTAGAAATAAAACAACACACAGAACAAACGATGAATAATAAAACTCAAAACATTATTCCTACGTACCAATTTTCAGAAACTGAACTCAATTATTTACTTCCTTTTATCAGAGAATTAAAAGAATTAGAAGTCTATCAAGCTACTCAAATTCGTAGTATTTTAAATTCTTTAGATGATGAAAGTACAATAATTACAGAATGGAAAAATGAAATTCAAGAAATTATTTACCGAGTAGATGAAGAAAAATATCAGAAATTATTAATTATTTAA